A stretch of Triticum aestivum cultivar Chinese Spring chromosome 1D, IWGSC CS RefSeq v2.1, whole genome shotgun sequence DNA encodes these proteins:
- the LOC123158603 gene encoding uncharacterized protein — protein MATITTILSATTLSATTTTIPKRDFRFGHASTIFDFPGITKPLILKCGGVGWFFGGDKPTTVVGGVLEVSWLPNPVMEAVIGGDGGAWASDGRKDAAARALGIFSREGGGGGGFRRGSEKFEFREPVRQTTVTTHKRRVPPFRSGVRLQRPLPNPNLGFWGDLKPLAHPVHDHGSLPPTPLPPHPHSHRTPVHRLRFPQPALAGARRRAPPPPHFPRHRLRGHRPIPPRHQRHLLHAPKPPRDGAQPVTTRSHGGEPPCTARAAPSSHAAASTPGTGTAAAGGLGLGGVVICFGLSIRGRVHDNDDASTAPQSARRGGISKLCVSCPSRRREGGRLGQRRGAAALARVLTALGYDEMASAATHHPNLPPLARWHGPITVFAPPDISLQTSCSMCSRRRLLLDHIALGYYPYSELTAAPTIKIPSASVNLCLNIDTVSATFSVHHARLFVEGVEISHPEVYNDGRYIVHGLRTFLQPLSRYSCFDRSHSYHCHGDSMPTRSDATSVSMSAMRVSIRIREAIARLRDAR, from the exons atggccaccatcaccaccatcctcTCGGCGACCACCctctcggccaccaccaccaccattccGAAGAGAGACTTCCGTTTTGGTCATGCTAGCACGATCTTTGACTTTCCTGGCATCACGAAGCCTCTCATCCTCAAGT GCGGCGGCGTGGGGTGGTTTTTCGGCGGTGACAAGCCGACGACGGTGGTCGGTGGGGTGCTGGAAGTGTCTTGGCTACCCAATCCGGTGATGGAGGCGGTCattggtggcgacggcggcgcgtGGGCCAGCGACGGCAGGAAGGATGCAGCCGCGCGGGCGCTGGGTATATTTAGccgggagggagggggtgggggcgGATTTCGGCGGGGGAGTGAAAAGTTTGAATTTAGAGAACCAGTTAG GCAAACGACCGTCACAACTCACAAACGGCGTGTGCCACCCTTTCGCTCCGGAGTCCGGCTACAAAGGCCCCTCCCCAACCCCAATCTGGGATTCTGGGGAGACCTCAAGCCATTAGCACATCCCGTTCACGACCATGGCTCTCTACcgcctacccctcttcctcctcatcctcatagCCATCGTACCCCTGTTCACCGCCTCCGCTTCCCACAGCCAGCTCTCGCCGGAgcacgccgccgcgcgccgccgccaccacactTCCCCCGCCACCGCCTGCGCGGCCACCGTCCAATTCCACCCCGCCACCAGCGCCACCTCCTCCATGCCCCAAAACCACCTCGGGATGGAGCACAGCCCGTCACCACTCGAAGCCACGGCGGGGAACCCCCATGCACTGCCCGTGCCGCCCCAAGCAgccacgccgccgcctccaccccaGGCACCGGCACTGCTGCTGCAGGAGGACTCGGACTCGGAGGGGTCGTCATCTGCTTCGGCCTCTCCATCCGCGGCCGCGTCCACGACAACGACGACGCTTCTACCGCTCCTCAATCAGCGCGCCGCGGCGGCATCAGCAAGCTCTGCGTCTCCTGTCCAAGCCGGCGTCGCGAGGGTGGTAGGCTGGGGCAGCGAAGAGGGGCTGCTGCGCTGGCGAGGGTGCTTACGGCGCTGGGGTACGACGAGATGGCATCGGCGGCGACGCACCACCCCAACTTACCGCCGCTCGCGAGGTGGCACGGGCCGATCACCGTCTTCGCGCCTCCCGACATCTCCCTCCAGACCTCGTGCTCCATgtgctcgcgccgccgcctcctcctggacCACATCGCCTTGGGCTACTACCCGTACTCCGAGCTCACCGCCGCCCCCACCATCAAGATTCCATCGGCCTCCGTCAACCTCTGCCTCAACATCGACACCGTGAGCGCCACCTTCTCCGTCCACCACGCCAGGCTCTTCGTCGAAGGCGTCGAGATTTCCCACCCTGAGGTCTACAACGACGGCCGCTACATCGTCCATGGCCTCCGCACCTTCCTGCAACCGCTCTCACGCTACTCCTGCTTCGACCGCTCGCACTCGTACCACTGCCACGGCGACAGCATGCCAACCCGGTCGGACGCGACCTCCGTCTCCATGTCCGCGATGCGTGTGAGCATCAGGATCCGCGAGGCCATCGCCCGTCTCCGCGATGCACGTTAG
- the LOC123167727 gene encoding putative F-box protein At1g47790, translating into MDTAARAKRLEMEGGWTLPEEIVEDILSRLPVRSLRRFRCVSRAWDALITSPAFEDLHSDRSRHHRRLFLKPTCQNVFYAWKLGGPAETIMDNWRLPQGKIFPITKSCHGIVLLRCLDYDLHYVWNPSANQLLALPDRRPARVAWAGGRTHMIYGMGYCSTAKQYKIVRMYNFDRDLGLHDTVCEVYTLDESTHWRPAATQPHSCQLRVNGRQGAVLCNGNLHFVHTHGLDLLTVFNIHAETFSTMVLPAETRSYSPDFMLTELGGFLCVYHAKRRDHPEFADPYDIWLQRDYEAGQWERLQCINWGSMGEAEIAPLKSSWIAPLDMYYDHGAQKKKILFGTSACKVFVVDPDTGVPEVVFSPEDTIMGDQGNWDSEFPTIGLFEERLASVGRTNEEIIFTSPWARAASSVLMYLPARTVGRLNQVCKGWRAMIKADCFIGAHLYHANLDKIPHIMFTDGTPFRFKALEDFINETHQTYRLWLTRAQEWFTPSRAMG; encoded by the coding sequence ATGGATACCGCGGCGCGAGCAAAGAGGCTCGAGATGGAGGGCGGGTGGACGCTGCCGGAGGAGATCGTGGAGGACATCCTCTCCCGCCTGCCGGTGAGGTCGCTCCGCCGCTTCCGCTGCGTGAGTCGCGCGTGGGACGCCCTCATCACCTCCCCCGCGTTCGAGGACCTCCACTCCGATCGGTCCCGCCACCACCGCAGATTGTTCCTCAAGCCAACCTGTCAGAACGTCTTCTACGCATGGAAGCTCGGTGGCCCAGCGGAGACCATCATGGACAACTGGAGATTGCCGCAGGGGAAGATCTTCCCCATCACCAAGTCCTGCCATGGCATCGTCCTCCTACGCTGCCTCGACTACGATCTGCACTACGTGTGGAACCCTTCAGCCAACCAACTCTTGGCTCTGCCGGACAGAAGACCGGCCAGGGTGGCCTGGGCCGGCGGCAGAACCCACATGATCTACGGCATGGGTTACTGCTCGACGGCCAAGCAGTACAAAATAGTGCGCATGTACAATTTTGACCGTGACCTCGGACTCCACGACACGGTGTGCGAGGTCTACACTCTGGACGAGTCCACGCACTGGAGGCCTGCTGCCACGCAGCCTCACTCATGCCAGCTACGAGTCAATGGGAGGCAGGGAGCCGTTCTCTGCAACGGCAATCTGCATTTCGTCCACACGCATGGCCTAGACCTCCTCACCGTTTTCAATATCCACGCCGAGACGTTCAGCACGATGGTGCTGCCTGCGGAGACGCGATCATACTCGCCGGACTTCATGCTAACTGAACTGGGCGGTTTCCTATGTGTCTACCACGCAAAACGCAGAGACCATCCGGAGTTTGCCGACCCTTACGACATCTGGCTGCAAAGAGACTACGAGGCAGGGCAATGGGAAAGACTGCAGTGCATCAACTGGGGGAGCATGGGAGAAGCGGAGATCGCCCCGCTCAAGTCCTCCTGGATCGCCCCGCTTGACATGTACTATGACCATGGCGCTCAGAAGAAGAAGATCCTGTTTGGCACGAGCGCATGCAAGGTGTTCGTGGTGGACCCTGACACCGGCGTCCCGGAAGTTGTATTCTCGCCGGAGGACACGATCATGGGAGATCAGGGCAACTGGGACAGCGAATTCCCCACCATCGGGTTGTTTGAGGAGCGCCTCGCGTCCGTGGGCCGCACCAACGAGGAGATCATCTTCACTTCGCCATGGGCACGAGCCGCGTCCTCGGTGCTCATGTACCTGCCAGCACGCACGGTTGGGCGCTTGAACCAGGTGTGCAAGGGTTGGCGTGCTATGATAAAGGCCGACTGCTTCATCGGTGCACATTTGTACCATGCAAACCTTGATAAAATTCCCCACATTATGTTCACAGATGGAACGCCCTTCAGGTTCAAAGCCCTGGAGGATTTCATCAACGAGACACACCAGACGTACCGCCTTTGGTTGACGAGGGCTCAAGAGTGGTTTACTCCAAGCCGTGCAATGGGTTGA